The window caaaacatcgtttttccatacaatgaaagggaacggtgactgaagctaacattctgcctaacatctccttttgagttccatggaagaaagaaagtcatacagaacaacatcatctgtaaatgatgacagatttttttttttttttttttaataccttcATGACCTCCATAATGTCCATTAGTGATGTTTAAATTGCTCAATTTACAAGAATTCTGTTTGTCTCTCCTCAAGATTATTGCATTTGATGAGCTGCGCACAGACTTCAAAAACCCCATCGATCAGAGCAACCCCACCAGAGCGGTAAAGGCTTTTCTTAGATCACGATTGCTTTCACACAGCATCAACTACGCAGCGGGTTTCAGTGAAACTCCCCAGCATACATGCatatatgtgtacacacacaGACAACAACATGCATGCATGCTATTCAGttacaaaaaaattatgctttcaGTTGGAGTGCATCGCAAGAAAACTTAATGTATTGttgtatttttcttcagaggGAAAGAATACTAAACATTGAGAGAATTTGCAACCTCCTCCGAAGGGTGAGCCAAATTGTTGTAGTTTAACCATAGTTGTAAATGCTAAGTGGTCACTTGTGTGTTCAAATATCAATGTGAATTAAAGGTGAATATGGGATTTAAAGTGAATTACAAAGTCATGTGTGAAAGGGAACATGCAAAGTGCAGTAGGTAACAacctaactttctttctttcttttttctttcttatataGATGTAAAAGATGAGATGCTTGtgacaaatgtatttaaatgcacATTTGCTTACAGACATTACAAGATCTCTCAGATTCATTTAAACCCTTGCTAACTCTTTTCCAGCTGGTGGTTCCAGAATATTCCATCCATGGGCTGTTCTGTCTGATGTTCATGTGTGCAGGAGAGTGGGTGACTTTGGGCCTTAACATCCCCCTGCTTCTCTATCATCTCTGGAGGTACAAAAACTTACATCTATTTGAAACTCATTGAACTGAAATTTCAAAATTGCAACTAGGCAACACCTGTAACAGTTTCCTCTCTCTTATTTGCTGCAGGTTTTTCCACCGTCCTGCAGATGGGTCTGAAGTTATGTATGATCCAGTGAGTGTGATGAATGCAGATATCCTGAATTACTGCCAAAAAGAGTCCTGGTGCAAGCTGGGTTTCTACCTTCTCTCCTTCTTCTACTATCTGTACAGGTAAACCCACTTCAGTTATTCACTGTCTATTCATTTAGACAtatgttttttggttttattagtggtgtttgttaaggtaagcatcactattactattgttcatacttaGGATTAGGGATTTGACTAAACCCCTACCTTAAGCAATAAACTTCGTCACATAACTCATCCGGCACTTTTTATAATATTCACATGAAGTATACCTCAAAATGTgtggcttgttgaagagaggtgttATTACTTTCTAAGTGACTAGACATGTCATGTTTACCTGGCAGGCAATAAAAGAGGTAAACAAATCACATACAATTACATTGAAGAAAGGAACCGTATCATATATAGGGACATGAAAACCACAGAGACAcaaagaaaccacctagcaacaacccaaAACTCCCTAGTAACAACCCAGAtaaccttagcaaccatataagAACACCCTGggaaccacccaaaacaccctaggcCAGGGACCACCAAGACCACTTTggcaaccacacaaaacaccttagcaaccatatagcaacaccctGAGAACAACCCAAAACACTCTGGTAACCACCCAGATCAGCGAATGTCTTTCTTAGTTTGAAGTCTTTAATTAAGACCGTGAGAGTTTGTTTATATCAGAACTAGTTAGTATGTCTCTCTTTATtaatttctctctctatctccctcATCTCTTTGTCTTTCAGTATGGTGTATGCTTTGGTCAGCTTCTAGTTGATTAGATCAAAAGGACAGAGGACtatgaaaggaaggagagagaaGACGGATCAAAGACAGAACCATGTCATGCTCTCTTCTCCCTCATCCgcagacctctccagtgctgacCTTGTTCAGCTCCTCCTCagatctcctgggtggggatggACAATGGACAAATGTAGAAAAAGCTCAAGATGAGGAGGCATTTAAAGCCATCAATGCAAAGCTGCCTCAATCACTGCCATTAATAAACTAAAAGGCAGGTGGAAACGTGGACCAAAAGAAAATGAGTGCAATAGAGAGGGGGAGGGAAAAGGCTCAGGCAGCATTTATGTTTTGTAACACTATTTAATTTCTCAAGGGCTGCTGTACAATTCACTGCTCATAGCAACAACCGGTTCTTAATGTCTGCGAAGAGACACAAACGTGCTATTGAGACAATTACAGAAGTGCTACCTTGAGTTTAAATCGATAGGCCATGGACTTTATGTTGCAAtgtctttttgtttgaaaaacattACACAACTGCATTTCTTTTGTGGAAAAACCTTTGTCAAAGTATTTAATTACTGCAAAAAATTTGCTATTTCAGTATTTGTGGTTGGTATAGGAACCTATAAATTTACCTTCAATGTAGAAATACAATATcataattgattaaattaatatatagCTCAGCTGTTGCAGTTTAGTCGGGGTAGTTCACACAGAAGTTTACACAGATATTTTAAGCAAATTAACCAATGAGATAAATGTCAAAAGCCGGAAAAACTGTTGGAGCAGCATCACGTCTGAGGAACTTTCTTAAGAGCAATTGAGACTTGATTTTTCGGGTTCATCCATCATGGGCAGCGGTGAGGATGAATGGTCAAGCAGAATGGCCATTCCTCTGTGAGACCCTTAATTGAGATGGGCATGTAGGAGAGATCTGACCCCAACCTCTGCCGGAGTTCAAATACTCAGTAGACTGTGACAAATCATAAAAGCACTTTTGGAATGCCAACAGATGTACTGTAGCAAACAACAGAGAAAGACTCATTTGAGCAAATGGGCTGATGTGTGTGAGACAGTCAAACACAGTAGGCAGTGATGCAGATGATGGAAACATTCCTTTACGATGATTGGACAGCATCAAGGATGATGACAACAAACGACGATTTAACCTTGATGATGGTCTCACATCAAACAGCTTTTCAGGCAATCTTATGTGTTGTCAGACTATATACAACATTTATCTGATGCCACTTTGTCCTATATTTATGAGGGTCATAGGACCACACCCTCACTTTGCCTCATGTTGAGTTCCTGTGTTGTGTTGTGCCCATAAGTCTGCTAAACAAGTTGATTAACAACCATTATTATATAAGCCATGTGTAGTTCTCACTTTTTAGATTACTAGAGATGCAGAACACATCACTTTTGAGGTCACATCCACATGAATCCATTTTCGTTTGAGAACTCAGTCTTCGTTTTCTGAGGTATGTGTTCTtaaggtatgcaggtgagtagtatgaatagatttcggacatacttcatctgaAAACGTGGGTATTCTCCTGTGACCCGATGACGTTAATGACACTAATGGTGTTAGGAAACTAAAAAGGAGGTTTCAAACATAAATGGATTAAGTGTTGATGTGAGTCTCTGCACTAGCTAGAAAAGCTTCATTACGAAATACCTGTGAGGGGTAATTATTACATTCTCGTACACACACATTTCAGTAAACAACTGAGTACTTTAATGACAATGACACAGTCTGAGTGCTTTTTAGCCACACTGCCTGCTAGGTTTGAACTCCTGGGCACTCATTCCATCTTGGCTTACACTTGATGTACCTAAAAATGTGAACATACCTTGGACAATCGCAACAAGCACAACAAAGGAATGTGGACACAGAGAGGAATGACTGGGGTCTTCATTAGGGATGTCATCACTGAATGTCTTTTTGTgatttaatattagttaacatgcaGTATCTACATTAAAGAATACCTGCATGACAATGTCTTTTATACAAAACTCATTAATGTATGCTACAGCACCTTTGGTAACTTTATGGTCTGTATTCGGTTGAATACAAACTAATATCTTAAATACTCCAAAAGCAATTCCAGATGTTCTAATAAAACAATGTTGCCAACAAAAGTGTCATTAATTTACACCTTTGGGtgggaaataaatgtatttagtcaACTGAGCGTAAACTAATATGATAAAAAATGTAATGGATAAACCTGTTATAAAAGAAAAATTTGAAGAAGGTAGATAGATATAAATGCTGAAGGCCAAGAGATAGAGAaagtttataaagatggaaaatgaaggggaaaaaaaagagttttaagacATACTTCTGATGACTTTGAGAATCATGCAAAAGGACTCGGGCAAAGGAAAATGAGAAAGCGATAATGTAAGAGAGAGATAGTGAAAAAGTGTGAGTGCATTGAAGTCAATAAGAGGCTAACACAGTTTGGTTGCCATGGAGACACAAAAagaatgaaatgcattttatgttagGTAGTCTGCTTCTGCCTGTCTAAGCCTGTCCAAAATAGGCTTTCTGTACATGGCCACACAGCTGAAACGTTTGCCAAAGCTTTGAAAAGCAATTTGGTATGAAAATGGAGCAGGAAAATGGAACagtatagataaataaataaatcaatcaaaatgGGCAGCGAATAAAaattgctgtattttttttaaatatgccagTTTATCACATGGCATCAGAGTGCAGTTTATCTGTGGCACATGCAGAACATGCATGTAATCACATACAATCCACTGTATGTGAAGTCTATTTCTCTTTCTGttcattctctccctctctcttcaccTCTTGAGAGATGTTGCTATGGAAACTGGTTACAATTGATAAGTTTGAAACATGAGTGAGCCACAGACAAGCTGttggtacacaaacacacacacacacacacacacactgacttagACACCTACACTTGTATAGAAACGGTCCTCTGTTTGAAGAGCTATTATTCCAATCACCAGGATTTTCACTAGGAAATGAAGAGATGTTGTATTATGGATCTGGAATTTAACCCTCTGCTCATTTTCTTTAAACAGCCTAAGCTGCTATTTGTCAATGATTAATCAACAACAAATAGCATAATTCAGTGTCTTGGTTGAATGCATGAGAACATCTTCCAAAAACTGGAAGATTCATTTCCACCTTATGATGAAAAGAATGACAGGACATTAAGAAGGACAGAGGGGGACATTAATTATGCATTGGTGAAAATCTCAGTACAGTGCACCTTATCCAAATTAAGATGAGGAACAGAAAAAGAAGACAAATTAGAACAGGAGAGAGTAGAGAGATGGACAAAAGTAACTTAAAGTTAGAATGATAAATGTGGTTGAGAGAACAAAGATAGTTTTGAGAGACTGTGGCCTCCTTTGGACAACAAGTCACCTGAGTGTGCTTTTATCAGTACAAGCAGAGCTTGATGAACAGGTAGAGTACTACTAAACATAAGAGCATTGTAAACAGGAAATTGTCATATTGCTACCAAATGTTccggtaccctgacatcgaccccattttGTCacgttactgacaagcggcatctcccatcacaCATTGTTGCATCAGTTTACATGTGTTTACCTCCTCATGTGGCGCGACTGATTGCGTGTTGCGTAAGCAACATCACAGACTTGGGTTTCTGTCTCTTTCTGAAGCGCCCCAAATGCTTAAACATCCCATATTCGCATGACAAAACGTTGGCAACCTTCCCTCTGagatttcatttttactccactgacggttagtttagggtttgggtttgggggtagagttaataaaatatgtattcctctttactgtattacataatttacaaataaatacagaTCTCATTACAACTCACTATTGGCGCCCCTCTGACAACATttaacctggaaactggagcttatACATGCCcatttggggcagtggtggctcagcggttaaggctctgggttactgatcagaaggtcaggggttcaagccccagcaccgccaagatgccactgttgggcccttgagcaaggcccttgaccctatctgctccaggggtgccgtatcatggctgaccctgcactctgaccccagcctagctgggatatgtgaaaaagaagaatttcactgtatatgtgcaaatgtataatgtgtgataaataaagaaaattattaattattaatacattcaataacacttcctgtttcagccactgggggcagtagtttgaTTTTCAGTAACCACAGACCAAGTTTAGCTAAAGAAATCGAAATcgtgtactgtcagagtatgtatttGATAAAGGATGCACTTCTCGGCCGGTAAAACAGTACACTCTTTaagtatgcatgcgagtagtatgaatagattttggaTATACTTCATTCGAGGACATGGGTATGACAAGTGACCCGAATTATGATGTAATGACAACAACTgcgaaaataatctactctggttttgttaatcaatcaccatttaagcacaaggaacacaTTTCCTTGTATATTTATCATTTACAGTTGAAAATTGCCGCCGACTCGCGGTTCACCaccattcttttaaatccagtgttttgaacgtgatgtctcctcagctcccgatGGATTATAGGATTGTAAAGTGTCCAGAGGATGCGTACTTCAGAATCTCGCCacaaatagtaggtcatccgggtacttatcatttactgttttatgaatactgaggatttggacatactTCCCTATTTGCATAGCATacgatactgtatataattttaaatatgctATATAGTAGTGAAGAATGGATATTCTGATTTAGtgctactgttgccgaattcacagtaatATCAGTCTGgtaaattaaaggtgctgtaa of the Myxocyprinus asiaticus isolate MX2 ecotype Aquarium Trade chromosome 42, UBuf_Myxa_2, whole genome shotgun sequence genome contains:
- the LOC127432530 gene encoding protein cornichon homolog 2-like isoform X2 — its product is MLTLVLCAALIFFVIWQIIAFDELRTDFKNPIDQSNPTRARERILNIERICNLLRRLVVPEYSIHGLFCLMFMCAGEWVTLGLNIPLLLYHLWRFFHRPADGSEVMYDPVSVMNADILNYCQKESWCKLGFYLLSFFYYLYSMVYALVSF
- the LOC127432530 gene encoding protein cornichon homolog 2-like isoform X1, giving the protein MHICVHTQTTTCMHAIQLQKNYAFSWSASQENLMYCCIFLQRERILNIERICNLLRRLVVPEYSIHGLFCLMFMCAGEWVTLGLNIPLLLYHLWRFFHRPADGSEVMYDPVSVMNADILNYCQKESWCKLGFYLLSFFYYLYSMVYALVSF